The following are encoded together in the Bubalus kerabau isolate K-KA32 ecotype Philippines breed swamp buffalo chromosome 3, PCC_UOA_SB_1v2, whole genome shotgun sequence genome:
- the CEP85 gene encoding centrosomal protein of 85 kDa isoform X2 — protein MTRNGDLSSMKRSPGLSRDFMYLCGAAGENGVEQSWFPAVGHEREEEARKFDVPNMESTLNQSAMLETLYSDPHYRVYFHNPRTDTNKELYKGLPETKKAPGSGAVCERNGPHPGCSGVLPLGLQPAPGLSKPLPSQVWQPNPDPWHSHERSCELSTCRQQLELIRLQMEQMQLQNGAVCHHPAGFSPSLPTLDPAQWMSILNSNEHLLKEKELLIDKQRKHISQLEQKVRESELQVHSALLGRPAPFGDVCLLRLQELQRENTFLRAQFAQKTEALSKEKIELEKKLSASEVEVQLIRESLRVALQKHSEEGKKQEERVKGRDKHINNLKKKCQKESEQNREKQQRIETLERYLADLPTLEDHQKQSQQLKDSELKSTELQERVTELESLLEETQAACREKEVQLESLRQREADFSTRHSLQDKQCVEDASGDGPAQQGQGPQVEMESWQKECDSLRKIVERQQQKIDQLHSQVQSLEQEVAQEEGTSQALKEEAQRRETALQQLRTAVKELSVQNQDLIEKNLTLQEHLRQVQSGSPSSSDTAQLALELHQELASCLQDLQAVCSIVTQRAQGHDPNLSLLLGIHSAQHPGTQLDFQKPDVIRRKLEEVQQLRRDIEDLRTTMSDRYAQDMGENCVTQ, from the exons ATGACAAGAAatggagacctcagttcaatgaAACGTTCTCCAGGCCTTTCTAGAGATTTCATGTATCTTTGTGGTGCTGCTGGAGAAAATGGAGTTGAGCAGTCCTGGTTTCCAGCAGTGGGCcatgaaagagaagaagaagcgAGAAAGTTTGATGTTCCCAATATGGAGTCTACCCTCAATCAGTcggcaatgctggagacacttTATTCAGATCCCCACTACCGAGTCTACTTCCACAACCCAAGAACCGACACAAACAAGGAGCTATACAAAGGGCTGCCTGAGACCAAGAAGGCACCGGGCAGCGGGGCAGTATGTGAGCGGAATGGACCACACCCTGGCTGCAGCGGGGTTCTTCCTTTGGGACTCCAGCCTGCTCCTGGGCTCTCCAAGCCTCTACCTTCTCAGGTGTGGCAGCCGAATCCTGACCCTTGGCATTCCCACGAGCGATCTTGTGAGCTCAGCACTTGTCGGCAGCAGCTGGAGTTGATCCGTTTACAGATGGAGCAAATGCAG CTTCAGAATGGAGCCGTCTGCCACCATCCTGCTGGTTTTTCTCCTTCATTGCCCACGTTAGACCCAGCACAATGGATGAGCATCTTGAACAGTAATGAACACCTTCTGAAGGAAAAGGAGCTCCTTATTGACAA GCAGAGGAAACATATCTCTCAGCTGGAGCAGAAGGTGCGAGAGAGTGAACTGCAAGTCCACAGTGCTCTTTTAGGCCGCCCTGCCCCCTTTGGGGACGTCTGCTTGCTAAGGCTGCAG GAATTGCAGCGAGAGAACACTTTCTTACGTGCACAGTTTGCACAGAAGACAGAAGCCTTGAGCAAAGAAAAGATCGAGCTTGAAAAGAAACTCTCTGCTTCAGAAGTTGAAGTCCAGCTCATCAGAGAGTCACTCAGAGTGGCACTGCAGAAGCAttcagaggaagggaagaaacaggaagaaagg GTCAAGGGTCGTGataaacatattaataatttgaaaaagaaatgtcaGAAGGAATCCGAGCAGAACCGGGAGAAGCAGCAGCGTATTGAGACCTTGGAGCGCTACCTGGCTGACCTGCCCACTCTGGAAGACCATCAGAAACAGAGTCAGCAG CTTAAGGATTCTGAGTTGAAGAGCACAGAGCTGCAGGAGAGAGTGACTGAGCTGGAGAGCTTGCTGGAGGAGACCCAGGCAGCCTGCAGAGAAAAGGAGGTTCAACTGGAAAGCCTGAGACAGAGGGAAGCTGACTTCTCCACCCGACATAG CCTGCAAGATAAGCAGTGTGTGGAAGATGCCAGTGGAGATGGTCCAGCTCAACAAGGACAAGGTCCCCAAGTGGAAATGGAGTCTTGGCAGAAGGAATGTGATTCCCTTCGAAAG ATTGTGGAGAGGCAACAGCAGAAGATTGATCAGTTGCACTCACAAGTACAG AGCCTAGAGCAGGAAGTGGCTCAAGAAGAAGGAACAAGCCAGGCCCTGAAAGAGGAGGCCCAAAGGAGGGAGACAGCCCTGCAGCAGCTGCGCACAGCTGTGAAAGAG CTTTCAGTACAGAATCAGGACCTCATTGAGAAGAATCTGACGCTCCAAGAACACCTGCGACAGGTCCAATCAGGGTCCCCATCTTCATCAGACACAGCTCAGCTGGCATTGGAGCTGCACCAGGAATTGGCCAGTTGTCTTCAAGATCTGCAGGCTGTCTGTAGCATTGTGACCCAGAGGGCCCAGGGCCACGACCCCAATCTCTCCCTGCTCCTGGGCATTCACT CTGCACAGCACCCAGGGACTCAACTAGATTTTCAGAAGCCAGATGTAATCAGGAGAAAACTGGAAGAGGTTCAGCAGCTACGCCGTGACATCGAGGACTTAAGGACCACCATGTCAGATAGATATGCCCAGGACATGGGAGAAAACTGTGTCACACAATGA
- the CEP85 gene encoding centrosomal protein of 85 kDa isoform X1, with the protein MAMQEKYPSERISHATSPGSSVIQKGSSLGTEWQTPVISEAFRSRFSRCSSVADSGDTAIGTSCSDIAEDFCSSSSSPSFQPIKSHVTIPTAHVIPSTFGTSPAKPNSAAGPSSKLPLSGLAESVGMTRNGDLSSMKRSPGLSRDFMYLCGAAGENGVEQSWFPAVGHEREEEARKFDVPNMESTLNQSAMLETLYSDPHYRVYFHNPRTDTNKELYKGLPETKKAPGSGAVCERNGPHPGCSGVLPLGLQPAPGLSKPLPSQVWQPNPDPWHSHERSCELSTCRQQLELIRLQMEQMQLQNGAVCHHPAGFSPSLPTLDPAQWMSILNSNEHLLKEKELLIDKQRKHISQLEQKVRESELQVHSALLGRPAPFGDVCLLRLQELQRENTFLRAQFAQKTEALSKEKIELEKKLSASEVEVQLIRESLRVALQKHSEEGKKQEERVKGRDKHINNLKKKCQKESEQNREKQQRIETLERYLADLPTLEDHQKQSQQLKDSELKSTELQERVTELESLLEETQAACREKEVQLESLRQREADFSTRHSLQDKQCVEDASGDGPAQQGQGPQVEMESWQKECDSLRKIVERQQQKIDQLHSQVQSLEQEVAQEEGTSQALKEEAQRRETALQQLRTAVKELSVQNQDLIEKNLTLQEHLRQVQSGSPSSSDTAQLALELHQELASCLQDLQAVCSIVTQRAQGHDPNLSLLLGIHSAQHPGTQLDFQKPDVIRRKLEEVQQLRRDIEDLRTTMSDRYAQDMGENCVTQ; encoded by the exons GTTCCAGCGTGATTCAGAAGGGCAGTTCCCTGGGGACTGAATGGCAGACCCCAGTTATCTCAGAGGCCTTTCGGAGCCGCTTCAGTCGTTGTTCAAGTGTAGCCGACAGTGGGGACACAGCCATTGGCACATCGTGCTCGGACATCGCAGAGG ATTTTTGCAGTTCAAGTAGCAGTCCTTCTTTCCAGCCCATCAAAAGCCACGTAACCATTCCAACAGCCCATGTGATACCTTCTACTTTCGGGACCTCTCCTGCCAAGCCAAATTCTGCTGCCGGACCCTCTTCCAAACTTCCTTTGTCAGGGTTGGCTGAAAGTGTGGGGATGACAAGAAatggagacctcagttcaatgaAACGTTCTCCAGGCCTTTCTAGAGATTTCATGTATCTTTGTGGTGCTGCTGGAGAAAATGGAGTTGAGCAGTCCTGGTTTCCAGCAGTGGGCcatgaaagagaagaagaagcgAGAAAGTTTGATGTTCCCAATATGGAGTCTACCCTCAATCAGTcggcaatgctggagacacttTATTCAGATCCCCACTACCGAGTCTACTTCCACAACCCAAGAACCGACACAAACAAGGAGCTATACAAAGGGCTGCCTGAGACCAAGAAGGCACCGGGCAGCGGGGCAGTATGTGAGCGGAATGGACCACACCCTGGCTGCAGCGGGGTTCTTCCTTTGGGACTCCAGCCTGCTCCTGGGCTCTCCAAGCCTCTACCTTCTCAGGTGTGGCAGCCGAATCCTGACCCTTGGCATTCCCACGAGCGATCTTGTGAGCTCAGCACTTGTCGGCAGCAGCTGGAGTTGATCCGTTTACAGATGGAGCAAATGCAG CTTCAGAATGGAGCCGTCTGCCACCATCCTGCTGGTTTTTCTCCTTCATTGCCCACGTTAGACCCAGCACAATGGATGAGCATCTTGAACAGTAATGAACACCTTCTGAAGGAAAAGGAGCTCCTTATTGACAA GCAGAGGAAACATATCTCTCAGCTGGAGCAGAAGGTGCGAGAGAGTGAACTGCAAGTCCACAGTGCTCTTTTAGGCCGCCCTGCCCCCTTTGGGGACGTCTGCTTGCTAAGGCTGCAG GAATTGCAGCGAGAGAACACTTTCTTACGTGCACAGTTTGCACAGAAGACAGAAGCCTTGAGCAAAGAAAAGATCGAGCTTGAAAAGAAACTCTCTGCTTCAGAAGTTGAAGTCCAGCTCATCAGAGAGTCACTCAGAGTGGCACTGCAGAAGCAttcagaggaagggaagaaacaggaagaaagg GTCAAGGGTCGTGataaacatattaataatttgaaaaagaaatgtcaGAAGGAATCCGAGCAGAACCGGGAGAAGCAGCAGCGTATTGAGACCTTGGAGCGCTACCTGGCTGACCTGCCCACTCTGGAAGACCATCAGAAACAGAGTCAGCAG CTTAAGGATTCTGAGTTGAAGAGCACAGAGCTGCAGGAGAGAGTGACTGAGCTGGAGAGCTTGCTGGAGGAGACCCAGGCAGCCTGCAGAGAAAAGGAGGTTCAACTGGAAAGCCTGAGACAGAGGGAAGCTGACTTCTCCACCCGACATAG CCTGCAAGATAAGCAGTGTGTGGAAGATGCCAGTGGAGATGGTCCAGCTCAACAAGGACAAGGTCCCCAAGTGGAAATGGAGTCTTGGCAGAAGGAATGTGATTCCCTTCGAAAG ATTGTGGAGAGGCAACAGCAGAAGATTGATCAGTTGCACTCACAAGTACAG AGCCTAGAGCAGGAAGTGGCTCAAGAAGAAGGAACAAGCCAGGCCCTGAAAGAGGAGGCCCAAAGGAGGGAGACAGCCCTGCAGCAGCTGCGCACAGCTGTGAAAGAG CTTTCAGTACAGAATCAGGACCTCATTGAGAAGAATCTGACGCTCCAAGAACACCTGCGACAGGTCCAATCAGGGTCCCCATCTTCATCAGACACAGCTCAGCTGGCATTGGAGCTGCACCAGGAATTGGCCAGTTGTCTTCAAGATCTGCAGGCTGTCTGTAGCATTGTGACCCAGAGGGCCCAGGGCCACGACCCCAATCTCTCCCTGCTCCTGGGCATTCACT CTGCACAGCACCCAGGGACTCAACTAGATTTTCAGAAGCCAGATGTAATCAGGAGAAAACTGGAAGAGGTTCAGCAGCTACGCCGTGACATCGAGGACTTAAGGACCACCATGTCAGATAGATATGCCCAGGACATGGGAGAAAACTGTGTCACACAATGA
- the SH3BGRL3 gene encoding SH3 domain-binding glutamic acid-rich-like protein 3: MSGLRVYSTSVTGSREIKSQQSEVTRILDGKRIQYQLVDISQDNALRDEMRALAGNPKATPPQIVNGDQYCGDYELFVEAVEQNTLQEFLKLA, from the exons ATGAGCGGCCTGCGCGTCTACAGCACGTCGGTCACCGGCTCCCGCGAA ATCAAGTCCCAGCAGAGTGAGGTGACCCGCATCCTGGATGGGAAGCGCATCCAGTACCAGCTAGTGGACATCTCCCAAGACAACGCCCTGCGGGACGAGATGCGAGCCTTGGCCGGCAACCCCAAGGCCACCCCACCCCAGATTGTCAACGGAGACCAGTATTGTGGG GACTATGAGCTCTTCGTGGAGGCTGTGGAACAAAACACACTGCAGGAGTTCCTGAAACTGGCCTGA